In Triticum aestivum cultivar Chinese Spring chromosome 5B, IWGSC CS RefSeq v2.1, whole genome shotgun sequence, the following proteins share a genomic window:
- the LOC123110096 gene encoding uncharacterized protein encodes MGQEEEALTVAFEWERVEGMPESPRKAPVVLSWELEPAVKKPVSTLEARGGGGMREGHRKVPALARRLSVPPPPGRPAARDYSRAVRPEDDPFLAAYLACTKSVADDGKKKTGGAAREPKGQRRWGVLGRGLGVLSCKRYNGVMEQSMVRLAKLPELDPRDA; translated from the coding sequence ATGGGGCAGGAAGAGGAAGCCCTGACCGTGGCCTTCGAGTGGGAGCGTGTGGAGGGCATGCCGGAGAGCCCGAGGAAGGCGCCGGTGGTCCTGTCGTGGGAGCTCGAGCCGGCCGTGAAGAAGCCGGTCTCGACGCTTGAAGCACGTGGTGGTGGTGGCATGCGGGAGGGCCACAGGAAGGTGCCGGCGCTGGCGAGGCGGCTCTcggtgccgccgccgccgggcaGGCCGGCTGCTAGGGACTACTCGAGGGCCGTCCGGCCGGAGGACGACCCGTTCCTGGCGGCTTACCTGGCGTGCACCAAGAGCGTCGCCGACGacgggaagaagaagaccggcggcGCCGCGCGGGAGCCCAAGGGTCAGAGGCGGTGGGGCGTGCTCGGGCGTGGGCTGGGCGTGCTGTCCTGCAAGCGGTACAACGGCGTGATGGAGCAGAGCATGGTGAGGCTGGCCAAGCTGCCCGAGCTGGATCCCAGGGATGCTTAA
- the LOC123115428 gene encoding uncharacterized protein, whose protein sequence is MFPVMVRVTALDEVGGSKPQRHVGVDIVAVLDISGSMFGDKLEQMKQAMTNVIDKLGNDDRLSIVSFESNVYRLMELTYMSEQGRRAARDKINELFTKGGTNMGPALHEGAQVLRGRQTQEMSSRVGCIVFLSDGLDDGIFKETISPDFPVHTFGLGDDHDPHALKYIADQTSGTYSFVNKDPKKINYAFQLFIAGITSVAATSVEITLGTPYGVLISSIASGGYPNKTGADGRSGTVHINNMYAGDKKNFIVYLVLPATKEGKQTVLTIGGQYHGLSAVSKQLADIDVSVMRPLDKYSSKLSEDHDVAQELARVKRLNEIRSAYEAEELARINQLKANGSLSPQQQQAYLASLASRMKTLLDTFQNVPAFKEDYQKMVPADIRNTEQYKKSGLPYMLSWLSSNNWQRATTMDDLFNAHFLTPGQKDVQDASKAADASAAAAAANPAASPSPTTRWGKIIARAKSNPCSCLLPSVAVALALASLFLAMLYSAVEGSSKPAMNLGPLQYPILTDSNYAAWAIKMEAYMRAQGVWDAVVAKDHPKVSARNNQMALAAIYQAIPEGTLFLLSQKNTAKSAWEALKTMHIGDQRLRDAKLQTLKLEFEGLRMKETESTDDFAVRLTTVVNKIHALGERIEEPYTVKKFLRAVPNKYLQIASTIEQFGDLNTMTLQEVIGRLKVHEERLGRLGATEKENELLTRAEWIAREEADHLSRDATKVYASVAKILLRDAEKENELLTHAEWKAREVVDQLNHDAPKVYASVAKILLGRSGGGYGGDTHRVSASIAKILDTLFTSAARKEREVKSLIAEAHGDNEATLRL, encoded by the exons ATGTTTCCGGTGATGGTGCGGGTCACGGCACTGGACGAGGTGGGAGGCTCCAAGCCGCAGCGGCACGTTGGTGTTGATATCGTGGCTGTACTAGACATCAGCGGGAGCATGTTCGGGGACAAGCTGGAGCAGATGAAGCAGGCCATGACAAACGTCATTGACAAGCTCGGCAACGACGACCGGCTCTCCATCGTATCCTTTGAGTCCAATGTGTACCGCCTCATGGAGCTCACATACATGTCTGAGCAAGGCCGGAGAGCCGCTCGGGACAAGATCAATGAGCTCTTCACCAAAGGTGGCACCAACATGGGCCCGGCTCTGCACGAGGGAGCTCAG GTTTTGCGGGGGCGCCAAACTCAGGAGATGAGCAGCCGTGTAGGTTGCATCGTGTTCCTGTCGGATGGTTTGGACGATGGTATCTTCAAGGAAACTATTAGCCCTGATTTCCCAGTGCACACCTTTGGCTTGGGCGACGACCACGACCCTCATGCCTTGAAGTACATCGCCGACCAGACCTCGGGCACCTACTCCTTCGTCAACAAGGACCCCAAGAAGATTAACTACGCCTTCCAGCTATTCATTGCTGGCATCACGTCCGTCGCCGCCACGTCCGTCGAGATCACCCTCGGGACTCCTTATGGTGTCCTCATATCGTCCATCGCGTCTGGAGGCTACCCCAACAAAACTGGCGCCGACGGGCGGTCTGGCACCGTGCACATCAACAACATGTACGCCGgtgacaagaagaacttcatcgtCTACCTGGTGCTGCCAGCCACAAAGGAGGGCAAGCAAACGGTCCTGACCATTGGTGGCCAGTACCATGGCCTCAGTGCCGTGAGCAAGCAGCTGGCCGACATTGACGTGTCTGTCATGCGACCACTTGATAAATACTCCAGCAAACTATCCGAGGACCATGATGTGGCACAAGAGCTCGCACGGGTGAAACGGCTGAATGAAATCCGCTCAGCTTATGAGGCAGAAGAGCTCGCACGGATCAATCAGCTCAAGGCCAATGGTTCACTTTCTCCTCAACAGCAACAAGCCTATCTTGCTAGTCTTGCTAGCAGGATGAAAACATTATTGGACACTTTCCAAAATGTGCCAGCCTTCAAGGAGGATTATCAGAAGATGGTGCCGGCAGACATCCGCAACACCGAACAGTACAAGAAATCAGGGCTCCCTTACATGTTGTCATGGCTATCTTCGAACAATTGGCAGCGTGCAACCACCATGGACGATCTCTTCAATGCTCATTTCCTGACCCCGGGCCAAAAAGATGTCCAGGACGCCAGCAAGGCTGCCGATGCCTCTGCAGCCGCTGCCGCTGCTAATCCTGCTGCTTCTCCTTCTCCTACTACTAGATGGGGAAAGATCATCGCAAGGGCAAAGAGCAACCCCTGCTCTTGCTTGCTACCGAGTGTTGCTGTGGCACTTGCACTGGCCTCGCTCTTTCTAGCGATGCTCTACTCTGCAGTCGAGGGAAGCTCCAAGCCGGCGATGAACTTAGGCCCGCTGCAGTATCCCATTCTCACAGACAGCAACTATGCTGCATGGGCCATCAAGATGGAGGCATACATGCGTGCTCAAGGAGTTTGGGACGCGGTGGTAGCCAAAGATCATCCCAAAGTTTCTGCGAGAAACAACCAAATGGCATTAGCCGCCATTTACCAAGCTATCCCGGAGGGGACGTTGTTCCTCCTATCCCAAAAGAATACAGCCAAGTCGGCGTGGGAGGCGCTCAAGACCATGCACATCGGAGACCAGCGCCTGAGGGATGCCAAGCTGCAAACCCTCAAGCTGGAGTTTGAGGGGTTGCGCATGAAGGAGACGGAGTCCACCGACGACTTCGCCGTCCGGCTGACGACGGTCGTCAACAAGATCCACGCACTCGGTGAACGCATCGAGGAGCCATACACCGTCAAGAAGTTCCTCCGCGCCGTCCCCAACAAGTACCTCCAGATTGCTTCAACCATCGAGCAGTTTGGCGACCTCAACACCATGACACTCCAGGAGGTTATTGGGCGGCTCAAGGTGCATGAGGAGCGCCTAGGACGACTTGGTGCTACCGAGAAGGAGAATGAGTTGTTGACACGCGCTGAGTGGATAGCAAGGGAAGAGGCCGACCATCTCAGCCGTGATGCAACCAAGGTATATGCTTCAGTTGCCAAGATCCTCCTTCGTGATGCCGAGAAGGAGAATGAGTTGTTGACGCATGCTGAGTGGAAAGCGAGGGAAGTGGTTGATCAGCTCAACCATGATGCACCCAAGGTATATGCTTCAGTTGCCAAGATACTCCTCGGCAGGAGCGGGGGAGGCTATGGCGGTGACACACACCGGGTAAGCGCTTCCATTGCTAAGATTTTGGACACTTTGTTTACAAGTGCCGCGAGGAAGGAAAGGGAGGTGAAATCCCTAATCGCCGAAGCTCATGGTGACAATGAAGCAACTCTTCGCCTCTGA